A single region of the Anaerolineales bacterium genome encodes:
- a CDS encoding transporter substrate-binding domain-containing protein: protein MSMNFSTDSTISDQTTAGKTKGTLRSPLSNRRGSFLILVGAMLLLSFLWVGGVGAVTQQPAPTLVPPTLVPPPPTATPYPAISRTALARIRERTPATLVVGTPANRLPFAAITDTGDYEGFEADILRAIAEDWGIRLEFRQVTKKDAYGLLQAGTIDVLIGGQIISRDAPDFLDFSDPYFVNRQVALAMADTPGDVLSLNGQIVGVVVGSAGEAAFGGFSLANGMNVTVNRYAMMDDAIRALGAREITALVGDRWDLDQRVRGKIEGVRLMDGTFRSEPYGIAMLRYDDHLRTLINRTLQRLVKSDRLKQIFDRWFPPDLMPSEDRVYPLVWADLDADTRAVNCAPGGECQAFPVDIVRPARSVIEIIQTGGALRVAGLGEPPDARGTVSILETFNAALIYEMARRWGVGVMIVPGAHATAEDALASGNADLAINVKPHWGTVDRVDFVGWYAERGYRMLVRVGSPVENFGSLRLGKRVIGTFADDSGAFEIARRLAISVGIPEQTIQHIPFTSDEQAIREVFETQNARVLFGDALRIIPLAERNKPYVQLTKTLYEKSPLTFAVPRNDVPFRILVEATLQEMYRDGTYQRLWRDLWGMDEPLKMIIMPGTGTPFGIRAVG, encoded by the coding sequence ATGTCCATGAATTTCTCAACGGATAGCACAATTTCTGACCAAACAACAGCGGGTAAGACGAAAGGGACGCTGAGATCGCCCCTTTCTAACCGTCGGGGGTCTTTTTTGATCCTCGTCGGCGCAATGCTCCTTCTCTCCTTTCTATGGGTGGGCGGGGTTGGGGCAGTTACCCAACAGCCCGCCCCGACGCTCGTCCCGCCGACGCTCGTCCCTCCCCCGCCGACTGCCACACCCTATCCGGCAATCAGCCGCACCGCCTTAGCACGGATTCGAGAACGGACGCCGGCAACGCTGGTGGTGGGAACGCCCGCCAACCGCCTCCCCTTCGCGGCGATCACCGATACGGGGGATTATGAAGGTTTTGAAGCCGACATTCTCCGCGCTATTGCCGAAGATTGGGGTATACGCCTTGAATTTCGGCAAGTGACGAAAAAAGATGCCTATGGGCTGCTCCAAGCGGGGACAATTGACGTATTGATCGGCGGGCAGATCATCAGCCGCGATGCCCCTGACTTCCTCGATTTTAGCGATCCCTATTTCGTGAATCGGCAGGTGGCGTTGGCGATGGCGGATACGCCCGGCGATGTCCTCAGCCTAAATGGGCAAATAGTGGGCGTCGTGGTGGGCAGCGCAGGGGAAGCCGCCTTTGGGGGATTCAGCCTCGCCAATGGGATGAACGTCACTGTCAACCGTTACGCCATGATGGACGACGCGATTCGGGCATTGGGGGCGCGGGAGATTACCGCGCTGGTGGGAGATCGGTGGGATTTGGATCAGCGTGTGCGGGGAAAGATTGAAGGCGTCCGCCTTATGGATGGCACGTTCCGCAGCGAACCGTATGGCATTGCCATGCTGCGCTATGATGATCATCTCCGCACGCTGATCAACCGCACCTTACAGCGCTTGGTCAAGAGTGACCGCCTGAAACAGATTTTTGATCGCTGGTTTCCGCCTGACCTAATGCCGAGCGAAGATCGAGTCTACCCCTTGGTGTGGGCTGATCTGGATGCCGATACGCGAGCGGTCAACTGCGCCCCAGGCGGGGAGTGTCAAGCCTTTCCTGTCGATATCGTGCGCCCCGCCCGTTCGGTCATTGAGATCATCCAAACCGGTGGGGCGCTGCGCGTGGCGGGCTTGGGTGAGCCGCCCGATGCGCGGGGGACTGTCTCCATCTTAGAGACGTTCAATGCCGCGCTCATTTACGAGATGGCGCGGCGCTGGGGTGTAGGCGTGATGATCGTACCGGGGGCGCACGCCACCGCCGAAGATGCCCTTGCTAGTGGGAACGCCGATCTTGCTATCAATGTGAAACCCCATTGGGGGACGGTGGATCGTGTTGACTTCGTTGGGTGGTATGCCGAGCGCGGCTACCGGATGTTGGTGCGTGTGGGCAGCCCCGTTGAAAACTTTGGCAGTTTGCGCTTGGGCAAGCGTGTGATTGGCACATTTGCCGACGATAGCGGCGCGTTCGAGATCGCCCGCCGTTTGGCGATCAGTGTGGGGATTCCCGAACAGACCATCCAACATATTCCCTTCACTTCTGATGAACAAGCGATCCGTGAGGTGTTCGAGACGCAAAACGCACGGGTGCTGTTTGGCGATGCCCTGCGAATTATCCCCCTAGCAGAACGGAACAAGCCTTACGTCCAACTGACAAAAACACTCTATGAGAAATCGCCGCTCACTTTTGCCGTCCCGCGCAATGATGTGCCATTCCGCATCCTTGTGGAGGCAACGCTCCAAGAAATGTACCGTGATGGGACGTATCAGCGCTTGTGGCGCGATCTGTGGGGGATGGACGAACCGTTGAAG
- a CDS encoding response regulator: MTDKQRETDSKLEKIRVLIVDDDRAICNMMANTLRTAGYEAFTAYDGASALAHYPTIHPHLVLLDFAMPEMNGYEVASAIRKLDGGARRTRIIFVTAYAQATLVALDFNISSDGFLTKPLLPSELLRHVHEFLNG; encoded by the coding sequence ATGACAGACAAACAGCGGGAAACAGACAGCAAACTGGAAAAAATACGGGTCTTGATCGTTGATGATGATCGCGCCATTTGTAACATGATGGCGAATACCCTGCGCACAGCCGGGTACGAGGCGTTCACCGCTTACGATGGAGCGTCGGCATTGGCACATTACCCAACAATTCATCCTCATCTCGTTCTGTTGGATTTCGCCATGCCAGAGATGAACGGCTATGAAGTGGCATCTGCCATTCGCAAACTCGATGGCGGCGCACGCCGGACGCGAATCATCTTCGTCACCGCTTACGCTCAGGCAACCTTAGTCGCGCTCGATTTCAATATCAGCAGCGATGGCTTTCTGACAAAACCACTGCTGCCCAGTGAATTGCTACGCCATGTCCATGAATTTCTCAACGGATAG
- a CDS encoding cytochrome c-type biogenesis protein CcmH: protein MVKRIVLAFLVMLGAVLGTILSGGGVAAQDGTPPIPTRRPITDNEVNRVSKNLYCPVCENLPLDVCPTEACVRWREEVRGLLAEGYSAEDIERHFAERFGMKAVGVPLDSVGQFLTMGLPFLLFGGAGVAIVIMLFLWQRRARLIPEDRGEMPLPTREDDHSYLAQLEADLRDE from the coding sequence ATGGTAAAACGGATCGTCTTGGCTTTTCTGGTGATGCTAGGCGCTGTGCTAGGGACTATCCTGAGCGGTGGTGGCGTTGCCGCGCAAGATGGCACGCCACCCATCCCCACCCGACGCCCCATCACCGATAACGAGGTCAACCGCGTCTCGAAAAATCTATACTGCCCCGTCTGCGAAAACCTCCCCCTTGATGTGTGTCCAACCGAAGCGTGTGTCCGCTGGAGAGAGGAAGTACGTGGGCTGCTTGCCGAAGGATACAGCGCGGAGGACATTGAGCGCCATTTTGCGGAGCGTTTTGGGATGAAGGCGGTGGGCGTCCCGCTCGATTCGGTGGGGCAGTTTTTGACAATGGGGCTGCCTTTTCTGCTGTTTGGTGGGGCGGGGGTGGCGATTGTGATCATGCTTTTCCTGTGGCAGCGCCGCGCCCGCCTTATCCCAGAAGACCGAGGAGAAATGCCCTTGCCCACTAGGGAAGACGATCATTCCTATTTGGCGCAGTTGGAAGCTGATTTGCGTGACGAGTGA
- a CDS encoding Hsp20/alpha crystallin family protein, giving the protein MTDEPKPQPDASRFDPMKSLSNLRDSVSRVVEDGLSALGGQLIQIDIYETETTVVVQAGPLWGIDVETIDVAITGETLTLKGKTHSDPAVPAESYLRRERKFGEFNRAVKIPQAVKPNEAKADLRDALLTITLPKEENPQPKVVTIRAASS; this is encoded by the coding sequence ATGACCGATGAACCCAAACCACAACCAGACGCCTCGCGTTTTGACCCGATGAAAAGCCTAAGTAATCTCCGCGACTCGGTAAGCCGCGTTGTTGAAGATGGCTTATCTGCGCTTGGTGGGCAATTGATCCAGATTGATATTTACGAGACGGAGACAACCGTCGTCGTTCAAGCAGGACCGCTGTGGGGAATTGATGTGGAGACGATTGATGTCGCCATTACTGGCGAGACGCTCACCCTAAAAGGGAAAACCCATTCCGATCCGGCTGTTCCGGCTGAGTCTTATCTGCGGCGGGAGCGGAAGTTTGGGGAGTTCAACCGCGCGGTGAAAATCCCTCAGGCGGTTAAACCGAATGAGGCAAAAGCCGATCTGCGCGATGCGCTCTTGACAATTACCTTGCCCAAAGAGGAAAACCCACAGCCGAAGGTGGTGACCATTCGCGCTGCCTCTAGCTAG
- a CDS encoding anti-sigma factor gives MMNDSVLEDRIIAYVLGTLSAAERAEVEAITSRNSEAAALLSEYQASLYGYTAVTTPRRSAPAAAEAAFRARLAEFSGTTSAPAKPNSRLSTRRVVYALAAAIITLVLGVLVLFRPSTNPTAAILGDANAVRVAFAPQGEGSPEGALTFVTVKGRAEGVIVAALPLISDEWDYQLWFIDEEAIHSGGVFPATTESYLVTIPEAGRAYTLGVTIEKRGGVAQPSGSPIFAAQLPALP, from the coding sequence ATGATGAACGACAGCGTACTCGAAGACCGCATCATTGCCTATGTGTTGGGGACACTTTCCGCGGCGGAACGCGCCGAGGTGGAGGCGATCACGTCCCGCAACAGCGAAGCGGCGGCACTTCTGAGCGAGTATCAGGCGTCTCTCTATGGCTACACTGCCGTGACGACTCCCCGTCGCAGCGCTCCGGCTGCCGCCGAAGCAGCGTTTCGGGCGCGGCTGGCGGAATTCAGCGGCACAACCAGCGCCCCTGCCAAGCCTAACTCGCGTCTTTCTACAAGGCGGGTTGTCTATGCCCTCGCCGCTGCCATAATCACCCTTGTCCTCGGCGTGCTGGTGCTTTTCCGCCCCTCAACAAATCCAACGGCGGCTATTCTGGGCGACGCGAACGCCGTTCGGGTTGCCTTTGCCCCACAAGGAGAGGGCAGCCCTGAGGGAGCGCTCACCTTCGTCACCGTGAAGGGACGCGCCGAGGGAGTGATCGTTGCCGCCCTTCCCCTTATATCCGATGAGTGGGACTATCAGTTGTGGTTTATTGACGAAGAAGCAATTCACAGTGGGGGGGTTTTTCCGGCAACAACCGAATCGTATTTGGTTACAATCCCAGAAGCAGGACGGGCATACACACTTGGCGTTACCATAGAAAAACGTGGTGGCGTGGCACAGCCGAGCGGGTCGCCTATCTTTGCCGCCCAACTCCCCGCCCTCCCCTAA
- a CDS encoding sigma-70 family RNA polymerase sigma factor has translation MDDLRLIEGIKGRDEEAMMSLYQRYTDLVYSVAFRIVNDAPLAEECVQDVFLKVWQNIAQFDSTRGAFPPWLVGITRNLAIDCLRGRARRENTAPLDEERGGENTLAEAFDVDLRRDQAASLRAAIESLLSPEQRQVIDLAYFGGMTHTDISEHLGVPLGTVKTRIRLAMQKLREAWLRDKDE, from the coding sequence ATGGACGATTTGCGACTGATTGAGGGGATCAAAGGGCGCGATGAGGAGGCAATGATGAGCCTCTATCAGCGCTACACCGATCTTGTATACAGCGTCGCTTTTCGTATCGTCAACGATGCACCACTGGCAGAAGAATGTGTTCAGGATGTCTTTCTGAAAGTTTGGCAAAACATTGCCCAGTTTGATTCAACACGAGGGGCATTTCCTCCGTGGTTAGTAGGGATCACTCGTAACCTTGCCATTGATTGCCTTCGCGGGCGGGCGCGGCGGGAAAACACCGCCCCTCTTGACGAGGAACGTGGCGGGGAAAACACCCTTGCCGAAGCCTTCGATGTGGACCTTCGCCGCGATCAGGCTGCCAGTTTACGTGCCGCCATTGAGTCCCTTCTTAGCCCTGAGCAGCGCCAAGTAATTGATTTAGCCTATTTTGGCGGCATGACTCACACAGATATTTCCGAGCATCTCGGCGTGCCATTAGGGACGGTAAAAACGCGCATCCGCTTGGCGATGCAAAAACTGCGGGAGGCATGGCTGCGCGACAAGGATGAGTAA
- a CDS encoding HD domain-containing protein, with translation MFTLTELQLTRVAQYVRGYLLRTADLYGHKDARARAQHRWMHTLNVLKNIRKLCDGEKTDADTRAVCEVAALFHDIDHYTVDIPYHGVRGAETAGRYLTKEHYAADFVKRVAEAVRGHHQDWEEETPIEAQIEAVAAAYSPETLMLIDAETLDKIGVSNLLIALRTLNTLNNRPVSDLARELNSGWTLQRAEAWFSTLITPTGKAFGVQRLAFTRLFFKQLEDEIVMYDPYPSPSQQTLELLQLPE, from the coding sequence ATGTTTACGCTCACCGAACTTCAACTGACCCGCGTCGCCCAATATGTGCGGGGCTATCTGCTGCGCACAGCAGATCTTTATGGGCATAAGGATGCCCGCGCCCGCGCCCAACACCGCTGGATGCACACCTTAAATGTGCTGAAGAACATCCGTAAACTGTGCGACGGCGAGAAAACCGATGCCGATACGCGGGCGGTCTGCGAAGTGGCAGCGCTTTTCCATGATATTGATCATTACACAGTGGATATTCCTTATCACGGCGTGCGTGGGGCAGAGACGGCAGGGCGTTACCTAACCAAAGAGCACTATGCGGCTGATTTTGTCAAGCGTGTGGCGGAGGCGGTGCGTGGACACCACCAAGACTGGGAAGAAGAAACACCCATCGAAGCGCAAATCGAAGCTGTTGCCGCCGCATACAGCCCGGAAACACTTATGCTGATTGACGCCGAAACGCTTGATAAAATTGGCGTCAGTAATTTGTTGATCGCCTTGCGCACGCTGAACACACTGAACAACCGCCCCGTCAGCGACCTTGCCCGCGAGTTGAATTCGGGTTGGACGCTTCAACGGGCAGAGGCGTGGTTTTCGACGCTGATCACCCCTACCGGAAAGGCGTTCGGCGTGCAGCGTTTGGCGTTTACACGGCTGTTTTTTAAGCAGTTAGAGGATGAGATCGTCATGTACGATCCCTACCCCTCGCCCTCGCAGCAAACGTTGGAACTCTTGCAGCTACCGGAATAG
- a CDS encoding GNAT family N-acetyltransferase codes for MTNALRDKRAEIATRLDITSPADAPTAYYALYHDPSRSTLVTAARGFAGRFQTGVDLFRPLITLGCLDAETAANLLSQIALPGRPYMFFAPLNQLPLVGGSMQISGERILTIHVLDRAQFRSEMNILVRRSSAPDGSPRAEISAETGERRVRAIAGVNWESAGFAELYVEVDPGARQKGWGRSVLVALIEAVLAGGRLPLYLVEPTNEASLRLAHSVGFQETGARQVYADAIYLGHPGKR; via the coding sequence GTGACAAACGCGCTCCGCGACAAACGCGCCGAGATTGCCACTCGGTTGGATATTACCAGTCCGGCGGATGCCCCCACCGCCTATTACGCGCTCTATCATGATCCCAGCCGCTCAACGCTCGTCACGGCGGCGAGGGGCTTTGCCGGGCGTTTCCAAACGGGCGTTGATCTCTTTCGTCCGTTGATTACGCTTGGCTGCCTTGATGCCGAAACTGCCGCTAATTTACTCTCGCAGATTGCCCTACCGGGACGACCTTACATGTTTTTTGCGCCGCTGAATCAACTCCCCCTTGTGGGGGGAAGTATGCAGATCAGCGGGGAGCGTATTTTGACGATCCATGTCTTGGATCGCGCTCAGTTTCGTTCAGAAATGAACATCCTCGTCCGGCGCAGCAGCGCCCCCGATGGCTCACCCCGTGCCGAGATCAGCGCTGAGACAGGCGAGCGGCGGGTGCGTGCCATTGCCGGAGTAAACTGGGAATCGGCGGGATTTGCTGAACTCTATGTAGAGGTTGACCCTGGCGCCCGCCAAAAGGGATGGGGACGAAGCGTCCTTGTGGCGCTTATTGAGGCTGTTTTGGCGGGTGGGCGTTTGCCGCTCTACCTTGTTGAACCAACGAATGAAGCCTCGCTCCGCTTGGCACACAGCGTTGGCTTTCAAGAAACAGGGGCGCGGCAAGTCTACGCCGACGCAATCTATTTAGGGCATCCGGGGAAGCGGTAA
- a CDS encoding glycoside hydrolase family 1 protein: MAFPEAAGRMAVDGQLVFPPGFLWGCATAAHQVEGGNRNDWWQWEQQPGRIFQDHKHGLACDWWNGRYEEDFDRAASLYNNAQRISVEWSRIEPEAGKIDQWALDRYRQMVLALRERGMTPMITLHHFTNPIWLAERGGWLVADTPARFAAFAETVVKALGDLCRLWCTVNEPMVYATNSYLFGTWTPGKKQLGATRRAAYAMLEGHVRAYHAIKAIQPEGQIGFSAHIIGNKPAPPGTINALATRLVNRFFNHAFLDAFNTGSLRLSGGRAFRVPHAVGAVDWVGMQYYQEFRSGFHWKSPQTLFIRQGKPPDMPVGPRLWGGLNPGAIFERLQWLYKVLKKPIYVSEAGVPDADDTIRPGYMAQTLKGIWHACGFNIPVRGLFWWSLLDNFEWTEGYDPRYSFGLYKTNFETQERTLRRSGELYREVGAHNALSAEMVAEFAPEMTPKIFPGSPGADGVTLKRR; this comes from the coding sequence ATGGCATTTCCAGAAGCAGCAGGACGTATGGCAGTTGACGGGCAGTTAGTCTTTCCGCCCGGATTCCTATGGGGGTGTGCCACCGCCGCCCATCAGGTAGAGGGTGGAAACCGCAATGACTGGTGGCAGTGGGAGCAGCAGCCAGGGCGCATTTTCCAAGATCACAAGCATGGGCTTGCCTGTGATTGGTGGAATGGACGTTATGAGGAAGATTTTGACCGCGCCGCCTCGCTCTATAACAACGCACAGCGCATCTCCGTCGAATGGAGTCGGATCGAGCCAGAGGCAGGGAAGATCGATCAGTGGGCGTTGGATCGCTACCGCCAGATGGTGCTTGCCCTCCGCGAACGGGGCATGACACCCATGATCACGCTGCATCACTTCACCAACCCGATCTGGTTGGCAGAGCGCGGCGGGTGGCTGGTGGCAGACACCCCTGCCCGCTTTGCCGCCTTTGCCGAGACGGTGGTCAAGGCGCTTGGCGATCTGTGTAGGCTGTGGTGTACGGTGAATGAGCCTATGGTTTACGCCACCAACAGCTATCTGTTTGGGACATGGACGCCGGGGAAAAAGCAGTTAGGGGCGACGCGGCGGGCTGCCTATGCCATGCTTGAAGGGCATGTCCGCGCCTATCATGCGATCAAAGCGATTCAGCCCGAAGGTCAGATTGGCTTTTCCGCGCATATTATTGGCAACAAACCCGCCCCGCCCGGCACTATCAATGCCCTTGCCACACGGCTGGTGAATCGCTTTTTCAATCACGCCTTTCTGGATGCCTTCAACACAGGGTCACTGCGTCTTTCTGGGGGGCGGGCATTTCGCGTCCCTCATGCGGTGGGGGCGGTGGATTGGGTGGGGATGCAGTATTATCAAGAATTTCGTTCGGGGTTTCACTGGAAATCGCCTCAAACACTGTTCATCCGGCAAGGAAAACCGCCGGATATGCCCGTCGGTCCGCGTTTGTGGGGTGGTTTGAATCCGGGGGCGATTTTTGAACGGCTGCAATGGCTTTACAAGGTATTGAAAAAGCCAATCTATGTCAGCGAGGCAGGCGTTCCCGATGCCGACGACACCATCCGCCCCGGTTATATGGCGCAAACGCTGAAAGGAATCTGGCATGCTTGCGGATTTAATATCCCTGTACGGGGGCTGTTTTGGTGGTCGCTTTTAGATAATTTTGAATGGACGGAAGGCTACGATCCACGCTACAGCTTTGGCTTGTATAAAACGAATTTCGAGACTCAAGAGCGCACCCTTCGCCGCAGTGGGGAACTCTACCGAGAGGTAGGGGCGCATAACGCGCTCTCTGCTGAGATGGTTGCTGAATTCGCGCCGGAGATGACCCCGAAGATTTTTCCCGGCAGCCCCGGCGCCGATGGGGTGACGCTCAAACGGCGTTAA
- a CDS encoding response regulator produces the protein MSGERILLIDHQENARHITKTILQGVGYDLITAATGEEGALLARDLVPELIITEISLPGQDGFTLIETLREQGYDTPVIVCSVTDRVDALQHALRIGVADYLVKPYTPAELLDSVRRVMNRYWSRQIADRLPAHLMEANKRLEKRFREMAHLLNVGASVTAMLDLNQVLDRATEAAINVTAAEAGGLFLMDRRTDELYLRAVKGIDQRTAATLRIKINQSGIGRVALDGEPLVISERNSSLVFTPYPLKSAAYVPLRLHGKVIGILGVEHREEAREFDAGDVQTLSIIADFAAIAIENTRLHAETTRERDALDAILRDTDDVIIVVDKEDHVLFCNPTAREIFNVGSLNFIGKPITEVITNPEVITLFQKDPNDKRGRRAEITLGAAEKTLNAQLTILEGIGRAVVMQDITPLKRLDKAKTDFVASVAHDLRSPLTAVLGYAELIQRAGTLNSQQEKFIEQIVIGVQSITLLITELLELSKLESDYNIDLEPVALANIIDMALKPLQGTIRVKGLQTDIQIALDSPPVWGNALRLRQMCANLIGNAVKYTPNGGRITIHVWGDNDLAFIQVQDSGIGISPEDQPYVFDKFFRTDRAVQEFEGTGLGLSIVKTVVDQHDGRIWLESKENEGTTFTVIFPAYQAPKIAEANS, from the coding sequence TTGAGCGGTGAACGCATCCTCCTGATCGACCATCAAGAGAACGCCCGACATATTACAAAAACCATCCTACAAGGCGTCGGCTATGATCTGATCACTGCCGCAACGGGCGAGGAAGGGGCGCTCCTTGCCCGCGACCTTGTGCCAGAATTAATCATCACCGAGATCAGCTTGCCCGGACAAGATGGGTTTACCCTCATTGAAACTCTGCGTGAGCAAGGCTATGACACGCCGGTGATCGTATGCAGCGTGACGGATCGCGTCGATGCCCTCCAACATGCGCTGCGCATTGGCGTTGCCGATTATTTGGTGAAGCCCTATACCCCTGCTGAACTGCTTGATTCCGTCCGGCGCGTGATGAATCGATATTGGTCACGGCAAATCGCGGATCGTCTGCCCGCACACCTGATGGAAGCGAACAAACGGCTTGAAAAGCGCTTTCGTGAGATGGCACACCTGCTCAATGTCGGGGCAAGCGTCACGGCGATGTTGGATTTAAACCAAGTGCTGGATCGGGCGACAGAGGCAGCGATTAATGTCACGGCGGCGGAAGCGGGTGGGTTGTTCCTGATGGATCGCCGCACGGACGAACTTTACCTGCGGGCGGTGAAAGGCATTGACCAACGCACGGCAGCGACCCTGCGCATCAAGATTAATCAGAGCGGGATTGGGCGCGTTGCCCTTGATGGCGAACCACTGGTGATTAGCGAGCGCAACAGCAGCCTAGTATTCACCCCCTACCCCCTGAAAAGCGCCGCCTATGTCCCGCTTCGCCTACACGGGAAGGTGATCGGTATTTTGGGCGTTGAACACCGCGAGGAAGCACGGGAATTTGATGCGGGAGACGTGCAAACGCTCTCAATCATCGCTGATTTTGCTGCCATTGCCATAGAGAACACACGCCTTCACGCCGAGACAACCCGCGAACGGGACGCTCTTGATGCCATTTTGCGGGATACCGATGATGTGATCATCGTCGTTGATAAAGAAGATCATGTGCTTTTCTGCAACCCGACCGCCCGCGAGATATTCAACGTTGGGTCGCTCAACTTTATTGGCAAGCCCATTACCGAGGTAATCACGAACCCCGAAGTGATCACGCTGTTTCAAAAAGACCCTAACGATAAACGTGGACGCCGTGCCGAGATCACACTCGGCGCGGCGGAAAAAACACTCAACGCCCAATTGACGATCCTTGAAGGGATTGGACGGGCAGTGGTCATGCAAGACATTACCCCCCTGAAGCGCCTTGACAAGGCAAAGACAGATTTTGTCGCCTCTGTTGCTCATGATCTCCGTTCACCGTTGACCGCCGTCCTCGGTTATGCCGAACTCATCCAACGCGCTGGCACGTTGAACAGCCAACAGGAAAAGTTTATCGAACAAATTGTGATAGGGGTGCAGTCGATCACCTTGCTGATTACGGAATTATTGGAACTAAGCAAGTTGGAGAGCGATTACAATATCGACCTCGAACCTGTCGCCCTCGCCAACATCATTGATATGGCACTCAAGCCGCTGCAAGGGACAATCCGCGTGAAGGGGTTGCAAACGGATATCCAAATCGCCCTTGATTCTCCCCCCGTCTGGGGGAACGCCCTTCGCCTTCGCCAGATGTGCGCCAACCTGATTGGCAACGCCGTAAAGTACACACCCAATGGCGGGCGGATCACCATCCATGTGTGGGGCGACAACGATCTCGCCTTCATTCAAGTTCAAGACTCTGGAATTGGTATTTCCCCCGAAGACCAGCCCTATGTGTTCGACAAATTTTTCCGCACGGATCGCGCTGTACAAGAGTTTGAAGGGACGGGCTTGGGGCTGAGCATTGTCAAAACAGTGGTGGACCAACATGATGGGCGAATCTGGTTGGAAAGCAAAGAAAATGAGGGGACAACCTTCACGGTGATATTCCCCGCCTATCAAGCCCCCAAAATAGCGGAAGCAAACTCATGA
- a CDS encoding DUF2007 domain-containing protein, whose product MSATPPLRRNGMLWAVVAVAFGESEAAILAGRLQSLGIPAFLEREALGSVLPLGIGIGQIRILVPEDAYELAMAILYPAEGTLLTDGLESDGEDWEWEDDESDPH is encoded by the coding sequence ATGAGTGCTACACCACCACTCCGCCGCAATGGAATGCTGTGGGCGGTGGTGGCGGTTGCCTTTGGGGAGTCTGAGGCGGCGATCCTTGCTGGACGGTTGCAAAGTTTGGGGATTCCCGCTTTCTTAGAGCGTGAGGCGCTAGGGTCGGTCTTGCCGTTGGGTATTGGGATCGGTCAGATTCGCATCCTCGTCCCCGAAGATGCCTACGAATTGGCAATGGCAATTTTATATCCGGCTGAGGGGACGCTTCTCACCGACGGGTTGGAGTCAGACGGCGAGGATTGGGAATGGGAGGACGATGAAAGCGATCCTCATTGA
- a CDS encoding NAD(P)H-quinone oxidoreductase: MKAILIDAPGASEVMRYGDAPDPIPAEGELLIRVAAAGVNRADLLQRAGAYPPPKDASPILGLEIAGEVVQGAGDFQRGDRVMGVVTGGGYADYAVIPSGMALRIPKPIATVDAAALPEAFLTAYLNMITLGGLRSGERILIHAGASGVGTAAIQVARIVGATILATAGSPEKCDLCRSLGAEITVNYKRESFLEAAQAVGGVDMILDFIGSPYWADNLAALRSGGRVLLIGFLGGSSGTLDLAPILTKSLTVRGTTLRRTPLSEKIALTRAFEAFAATHWARGELRPIIDSVFPLSEASAAHRRMMQHANLGKILLRTEQAE; the protein is encoded by the coding sequence ATGAAAGCGATCCTCATTGATGCACCCGGTGCGTCGGAGGTCATGCGTTATGGCGACGCTCCTGATCCAATCCCGGCGGAGGGTGAGCTTCTCATCCGCGTAGCGGCGGCTGGCGTCAACCGCGCTGATCTCCTTCAGCGTGCCGGTGCCTATCCACCGCCCAAAGATGCCTCACCCATCCTCGGTTTGGAGATTGCTGGGGAGGTTGTGCAAGGGGCGGGCGACTTCCAACGCGGAGATCGCGTCATGGGGGTGGTCACGGGCGGCGGCTATGCCGACTATGCGGTGATTCCGTCAGGGATGGCGCTGCGCATTCCCAAACCTATCGCTACGGTGGATGCCGCCGCCCTTCCAGAGGCGTTTCTCACCGCCTACCTGAATATGATCACCCTCGGCGGGCTGCGCTCTGGTGAACGGATTCTGATCCATGCCGGGGCAAGCGGGGTTGGCACGGCAGCCATTCAAGTGGCGCGGATTGTGGGGGCAACGATTCTCGCTACTGCTGGATCGCCGGAAAAGTGCGATCTATGCCGATCACTTGGGGCAGAGATCACTGTGAATTACAAGAGGGAGTCCTTCCTTGAGGCTGCCCAAGCGGTTGGCGGGGTGGATATGATCCTCGATTTTATTGGTTCGCCCTATTGGGCGGATAATCTCGCCGCCTTGCGCAGCGGTGGACGGGTGCTTTTGATTGGCTTTTTAGGTGGCAGCAGTGGGACTCTTGATCTGGCACCCATTTTAACCAAAAGCCTCACCGTGCGGGGGACAACACTGCGACGGACGCCGCTCTCCGAAAAAATTGCCCTAACCCGCGCCTTTGAAGCCTTTGCCGCCACACATTGGGCAAGGGGGGAACTGCGCCCCATCATTGATTCCGTCTTTCCGCTTTCGGAAGCATCCGCCGCCCATCGCCGCATGATGCAACATGCCAATTTAGGGAAAATTCTTTTGCGTACTGAGCAAGCCGAATGA